In one Myotis daubentonii chromosome 1, mMyoDau2.1, whole genome shotgun sequence genomic region, the following are encoded:
- the ZNF518B gene encoding zinc finger protein 518B translates to MKDIGQQLFSSQVLDGHNSLTMSPRQPHANRATRPDRQEAQTALYQGSEAEAAVMTTATCVKCKTVHQIPLQDLKKGPGQSHKEDRYVCFQCSLGVASPHFPLGNSDPSAAHVGNKADTIASSGNNKFKVRNFKPGKYYCDKCRFSTKDPLQYRKHTLQHEEIKFICSHCSHISYTKGEFQRHLVKHTGIFPYRCEYCDYGAIRNDYIVKHRKRVHERAGGKRQPKAVAKPEPKRTSASKQNAELFKTSDPGTTLQSKLPDQLSRFSLQTNKDRVRSVTLVPESKEHQKDVVCIPNKGTLLEPNEVSMLENKSVEVEVLSPATEPVQPGMPLTVVAPAELVVPANCLAQLIDVKVVNGTQQLVLKLFPLEENNCPEAGGGDGGHSEHRIKEKGSDEQGKMLPAEQTKSLTTEGGVGEPLGLDCLQSVQKQVKNVKWVQSYDVFMSNSSVYPCRESLLKSARVEDLQKKSHMYPHRTALPPVALKGHSPSSIVKNSVLCGLGTAPNPFPYKAAVSFTEDGRHLHRDPQKFLPLAASPAAISFSGEKGFLPISKNDLESRSEISIPMRMVASTRKLKDNQTEEYKAVSNTGQISSHRKSEYLHINITGEDRIRSQQPGDKPLELKNSERTNNSFNGPVISSVFSLSSGSEDVPEGVKWNSSTSKIKSIELLRRKIAQLIESCGKPSSLAANNAHRRSVGQASKVTSKSTPEGIQEINVSFTGTGYSTHTLSKPQDDSGISRQLTRQQIYPQFVEDSNGKTESQVTRKSHVATPVLIPKGAVLRVLNSSEDAHIIEATCEAPVSIPYSETQLIKPIPFCPMKQTDSDLQSSASESGPIDMSQNLDTSLRLKPRKESAVGSTIPKKTGPLHGQQGSSELSKQGKVPYRNLPMNKNKTKQVNSSKKKSKIQADPSLCLKDPSIFQVARQLRLIAVKPDQLIKCPRRNQPVIVLNHPDVDSPEVTNVMKVINKYKGNVLKVVLSERTRCQLGIRRHHVRLTYQNVEEANQIKRQMMLKMKLKKVHKNNYQVVDSLPDDSQCTFKCWFCGRLYEDQEEWMSHGQRHLIEATRDWDVLSSKGK, encoded by the coding sequence ATGAAGGACATTGGACAGCAGTTATTCAGTTCACAAGTACTTGATGGACACAACTCTTTGACCATGTCGCCTAGACAACCTCATGCTAATAGAGCCACTCGGCCAGACAGACAAGAAGCTCAGACGGCTTTGTATCAAGGCTCAGAGGCCGAGGCCGCCGTGATGACCACGGCCACGTGTGTGAAGTGCAAGACTGTTCACCAGATCCCTCTTCAGGATTTGAAAAAGGGGCCGGGGCAGAGCCACAAGGAAGACAGATACGTGTGCTTCCAGTGCAGCCTTGGAGTGGCGTCTCCCCACTTCCCTTTAGGGAACAGTGATCCCAGTGCTGCTCATGTAGGAAATAAAGCCGACACCATCGCAAGTTCTGGCAATAACAAATTTAAGGTAAGGAACTTTAAACCAGGCAAATACTATTGTGATAAATGTCGCTTTTCCACGAAGGACCCTCTGCAGTACAGGAAGCACACGCTTCAGCACGAAGAGATCAAGTTCATTTGTTCTCACTGCAGCCACATTTCCTACACGAAGGGGGAGTTTCAGAGACACTTGGTGAAGCACACAGGCATCTTCCCTTACCGATGTGAGTACTGTGACTATGGTGCTATTAGGAACGATTATATTGTCAAGCACAGGAAGAGAGTTCACGAGAGAGCTGGCGGAAAACGACAGCCCAAAGCCGTGGCCAAGCCGGAGCCGAAAAGGACCAGCGCATCAAAACAAAACGCAGAGCTTTTCAAAACCTCCGATCCAGGCACCACGCTGCAAAGCAAGTTACCAGATCAACTCTCGAGGTTCTCCCTCCAGACAAACAAAGACAGAGTGCGCAGCGTCACACTGGTACCCGAGTCGAAGGAGCACCAAAAAGACGTGGTGTGTATTCCAAACAAAGGGACCCTGTTGGAGCCAAATGAAGTCAGCATGTTGGAGAACAAAAGCGTGGAGGTGGAAGTGTTATCCCCGGCCACAGAGCCCGTTCAGCCCGGAATGCCCTTGACTGTGGTGGCGCCAGCAGAGCTCGTGGTCCCTGCCAACTGTTTAGCGCAGTTGATAGATGTGAAGGTTGTCAACGGAACACAGCAGCTTGTTCTGAAACTGTTTCCTTTGGAAGAAAATAATTGCCCAGAAGCTGGTGGGGGTGATGGAGGTCATTCTGAACATAGGATTAAAGAGAAGGGTTCAGATGAACAAGGAAAAATGCTCCCTGCAGAACAAACCAAGTCACTGACAACTGAAGGGGGTGTTGGAGAACCTTTAGGCCTTGATTGCCTTCAGTCAGTTCAGAAACAAGTTAAAAATGTGAAATGGGTACAGTCTTACGATGTGTTCATGTCAAATTCTAGTGTGTACCCCTGTAGAGAATCCCTCCTCAAGTCGGCTAGAGTTGAGGATTTGCAGAAAAAAAGTCATATGTATCCACATAGAACTGCTCTTCCTCCCGTTGCCTTAAAAGGTCACTCCCCTTCATCTATAGTGAAAAACAGTGTTTTATGTGGCCTTGGCACTGCCCCAAATCCTTTTCCATATAAAGCTGCTGTTTCTTTTACTGAAGATGGGAGGCATTTGCACAGGGACCCCCAGAAGTTTCTTCCTCTGGCTGCATCACCTGCAGCCATTTCCTTCTCTGGAGAAAAGGGCTTTTTGCCTATAAGTAAAAATGACTTGGAATCTAGAAGTGAGATCAGTATTCCTATGAGAATGGTTGCATCTACTAGGAAGCTGAAAGACAACCAGACAGAGGAATATAAGGCAGTTTCAAATACAGGCCAGATTTCCTCTCATCGTAAAAGTGAATATTTACACATAAACATAACAGGAGAAGACAGAATCAGATCTCAGCAGCCTGGGGATAAACCTTTGGAGTTAAAGAATTCTGAAAGGACTAATAACTCTTTCAATGGCCCAGTCATTTCATCAGTATTTTCTCTGAGCTCCGGATCTGAAGACGTCCCTGAGGGTGTTAAGTGGAATAGCTCAACATCCAAAATAAAGTCAATTGAACTCCTGCGCAGAAAGATCGCTCAGTTAATTGAATCCTGTGGCAAGCCTTCATCTCTGGCTGCCAATAATGCACATCGTCGTTCCGTAGGGCAGGCATCAAAGGTAACTTCAAAATCCACCCCTGAAGGTATTCAAGAAATTAATGTGTCATTTACTGGCACTGGCTATTCCACGCACACTCTCTCAAAACCTCAGGATGATAGTGGTATTAGTAGACAGCTTACCCGTCAGCAGATATATCCACAGTTTGTAGAAGACAGCAATGGGAAAACCGAAAGCCAAGTAACCAGGAAGTCTCATGTTGCTACTCCAGTGTTGATCCCCAAAGGAGCCGTGTTGAGGGTTCTTAATTCCTCTGAGGATGCCCACATTATAGAGGCTACATGTGAAGCACCCGTCAGCATCCCTTACAGTGAGACACAGTTAATAAAACCCATTCCATTCTGCCCCATGAAACAGACAGATTCAGACTTACAGTCTTCAGCAAGTGAAAGTGGGCCAATAGACATGTCTCAGAACCTCGACACATCTCTTCGGCTTAAACCAAGAAAAGAGAGTGCTGTTGGTAGCACCATCCCGAAAAAAACTGGCCCTCTGCATGGTCAGCAAGGAAGCAGTGAATTGAGTAAGCAAGGGAAAGTGCCCTACAGAAATCTtcctatgaataaaaataaaaccaagcaaGTAAATTCAtccaagaagaaaagcaaaattcaGGCTGACCCCAGCCTCTGTCTCAAGGATCCTTCAATTTTTCAGGTTGCAAGACAGCTTCGACTGATAGCAGTTAAACCGGACCAGTTGATTAAATGCCCCCGTCGGAACCAGCCTGTCATTGTGTTAAACCATCCTGATGTTGACTCACCGGAAGTGACCAATGTGATGAAGGTAATAAACAAGTACAAAGGCAATGTCCTCAAAGTCGTCTTATCGGAGAGGACCAGGTGTCAATTAGGCATCAGACGGCATCATGTGCGGCTAACCTACCAGAACGtggaggaagccaatcaaataaaaaggcaaatgatgttgaaaatgaaacttaaaaaagTCCATAAAAACAACTACCAGGTGGTGGATTCCTTGCCTGATGATTCACAGTGTACATTTAAGTGCTGGTTTTGCGGACGGCTGTATGAAGACCAGGAAGAGTGGATGAGTCATGGTCAGCGGCATTTGATAGAAGCAACCAGGGATTGGGATGTTCTTTCTTCCAAGGGCAAATAA